The proteins below are encoded in one region of Mycobacterium shinjukuense:
- a CDS encoding salicylate synthase: MTEASAQTSSVGTASLSVPLPADINPADLAAELAAALSEPAGEDYLLYEYDGHWVLAAGVRARVELDSDELRVIRDGVTRRQQWSGRPGSVLGEAIDRLLLETEQALGWVAFEFGVYRYGLQQRLAPRTPLARVFWPATRIVVTQRDIRLWGAGTRHREVIDRLLASGVPDLARPRALDLSADPSGYRDRVAAAVAEIIAGGYHKVILSRCVEVPFALDFPSTYRLGRRHNTPVRSFLLRLGGIRALGYSPELVAAVHPDRAVITEPLAGTRALGRGPAHDRQARDDLESNSKEIVEHAISVRTSLQEIAEIAEPGTAAVTDFMAVRERGSVQHLGSTISGRLDPSTDRMEALEVLFPAVTASGIPKAAGVEAILRLDERPRGLYSGAVVMFSADGGLDAALILRAAYERDGRTWLRAGAGIIEASEPEREFEETCEKLSTLAPYLVERQ; encoded by the coding sequence GTGACGGAGGCCAGCGCGCAGACGAGTTCTGTCGGCACCGCGTCACTGTCCGTTCCATTGCCCGCCGACATCAACCCAGCCGACCTGGCCGCCGAGCTCGCCGCTGCGCTTTCCGAGCCCGCCGGCGAGGACTACCTGCTCTACGAGTACGACGGCCACTGGGTTCTGGCCGCGGGTGTGCGGGCGAGGGTAGAGCTGGACAGCGACGAACTGCGTGTCATCCGCGACGGTGTGACTCGGCGCCAGCAGTGGTCCGGACGGCCCGGATCGGTCCTGGGTGAAGCCATCGACCGGCTGCTGTTGGAGACTGAGCAAGCCCTCGGCTGGGTCGCCTTCGAATTCGGCGTCTATCGATACGGGCTGCAGCAGCGGTTGGCGCCGCGCACCCCACTGGCGCGGGTTTTCTGGCCCGCTACCCGCATCGTGGTGACCCAGCGAGATATTCGCCTGTGGGGCGCCGGGACTCGTCACCGCGAAGTGATAGACCGGTTACTGGCTTCCGGGGTGCCCGACCTGGCGCGGCCCCGGGCGCTCGACCTATCCGCCGATCCATCCGGCTACCGCGATCGGGTGGCGGCAGCCGTCGCAGAGATCATCGCCGGCGGTTACCACAAGGTGATCCTATCCCGTTGTGTCGAAGTGCCTTTCGCGCTCGACTTCCCGTCGACTTATCGACTGGGTCGGCGGCACAACACCCCGGTGAGGTCGTTTTTATTGCGGCTCGGTGGAATTCGTGCATTGGGTTACAGCCCTGAGCTAGTCGCGGCCGTCCATCCCGACAGGGCGGTGATCACCGAGCCGTTGGCCGGCACCCGCGCGCTGGGCCGCGGTCCGGCGCATGACCGACAGGCCCGTGACGATTTGGAATCCAACTCCAAAGAGATTGTCGAGCATGCTATCTCGGTGCGTACCTCGCTTCAGGAGATTGCCGAGATCGCCGAACCGGGTACCGCGGCCGTCACCGACTTCATGGCGGTGCGTGAGCGCGGCAGTGTGCAGCACCTGGGTTCGACGATCAGCGGGCGCCTGGACCCGTCCACTGACCGGATGGAGGCTCTGGAGGTGCTCTTCCCCGCGGTCACCGCGTCCGGAATCCCCAAAGCGGCCGGCGTGGAAGCGATCTTGCGTCTCGACGAACGCCCGCGCGGACTGTATTCCGGTGCGGTCGTGATGTTTTCGGCAGACGGTGGACTCGATGCCGCGCTCATCTTGCGGGCGGCCTACGAACGCGACGGGCGGACCTGGCTGCGGGCCGGCGCCGGCATCATCGAGGCGTCGGAGCCCGAGCGCGAGTTCGAAGAGACCTGCGAGAAGCTCTCCACGTTGGCGCCGTATCTGGTCGAACGTCAGTAG
- the hemW gene encoding radical SAM family heme chaperone HemW, producing MTPGEAPVDLPGMQASPGRPFGLYVHVPFCVTRCGYCDFNTYTPAELGGANPDAWLQALRAELELAAARLDAPTVSTVFVGGGTPSLLGGERLATLLGMVREHFALAPDAEVTTEANPESTWPEFFGAIRAAGYTRVSLGMQSVAPRVLATLDRVHSPGRAAAAAREAMAAGFEHVNLDLIYGTPGESDDDLLRSVDAAIEAGVDHVSVYALVVEGGTALARRVRRGELAAPDDDVLAHRYELADARLSAAGLTWYEVSNWSRPGGQCRHNLGYWDRGQWWGAGPGAHSHVGATRWWNVKHPNAYAQLLAGGTLPVAGFERLDAEALHTEDVMLRIRLRQGLSLEQLDVAERERARTLVADGLLVADGDRLVLTDRGRLLADAVVRTLLG from the coding sequence ATGACCCCAGGTGAGGCACCGGTGGATCTGCCCGGCATGCAGGCAAGTCCGGGGCGCCCCTTTGGGCTCTACGTGCATGTCCCGTTCTGTGTGACTCGCTGCGGGTACTGCGACTTCAACACCTACACCCCGGCCGAGCTGGGCGGCGCCAATCCGGACGCCTGGCTGCAGGCGTTGCGGGCAGAGCTCGAGTTGGCCGCCGCACGGCTGGACGCGCCGACGGTCAGCACGGTGTTCGTCGGCGGTGGGACGCCGTCGCTGCTCGGCGGTGAGCGGCTGGCCACGCTGCTGGGCATGGTTCGGGAGCACTTCGCCCTGGCCCCCGACGCCGAGGTGACCACCGAGGCCAACCCGGAGTCGACCTGGCCGGAGTTCTTCGGAGCCATCCGTGCGGCCGGTTACACCCGGGTGTCGCTGGGCATGCAGTCGGTGGCGCCGCGGGTGCTGGCCACCCTGGACCGGGTGCACTCGCCGGGCCGGGCGGCGGCCGCGGCCCGCGAGGCGATGGCCGCCGGGTTCGAACACGTCAACCTCGACCTCATCTACGGCACCCCGGGGGAGTCCGACGACGACCTGCTGCGCTCCGTGGACGCGGCGATCGAGGCCGGTGTTGACCATGTCTCGGTGTATGCCCTGGTGGTCGAGGGCGGTACCGCGTTGGCCCGGCGGGTCCGGCGCGGCGAGCTGGCCGCGCCCGACGACGATGTGCTGGCGCATCGCTACGAGTTGGCCGACGCGCGGCTGTCGGCGGCCGGGCTGACCTGGTACGAGGTGTCCAACTGGTCACGACCGGGCGGGCAGTGCCGGCATAACCTCGGCTATTGGGACCGCGGTCAGTGGTGGGGCGCCGGGCCGGGTGCGCACAGTCATGTCGGCGCGACCCGCTGGTGGAACGTCAAGCACCCCAACGCCTATGCGCAGCTGCTGGCCGGCGGAACGCTGCCGGTAGCCGGCTTCGAGCGGCTGGACGCCGAAGCGCTGCACACCGAAGACGTGATGTTGAGAATCCGCCTGCGCCAAGGGCTTTCACTGGAGCAACTGGATGTCGCCGAACGCGAGCGGGCCCGGACCCTGGTCGCAGACGGCTTGCTGGTCGCCGACGGCGATCGACTGGTTCTCACCGACCGGGGACGGTTGCTGGCCGACGCGGTGGTGCGAACGCTGCTGGGCTGA
- a CDS encoding PE family protein, producing MSYVLVAPQLVEEAASQLASIRWAVSAANAAAAAPTTAVLAAGADEVSAAVAALFSAHAQSYQALSAQAAAFHDQFATALTAAAGSYATAEAANVEQSLLAAVNAPTQALTGRPLIGHGADATAPGQAGGDGGWLWGNGGNGAQGADGQLGGRGGNAGLIGNGGTGGAGGANASGGAGGHGGWLYGNGGDGGAGGAATMPGGNGGNGGNGGNGGWLVGNGGKGGPGGAGAHGADGVNTPTGKAGHAGEDGLLDSGHGGDGGDGGDGGDGAAGGPGGQGGDGYGGNVADGTFGVGTGGDGGDGGDGGVGGGHGGRGGEGGKGVAGFPSTDPYITDPPKGVGGAGGKGGTGGVGTAGSAAGHGGQGGHGGRAGLLVGIGGDGGLGGTGGVGGAGAVGGHGGVGGDGGSGVRRVLADDSIVGEGYGGAGGHGGDGGRGGAGGAGGAGGDGGNAGAGGLFGHAGNPGAGGTGGEGGAGGAGGERGGGGKGGYGDHAWGTAGKAGHDGVDGASGGAGADGSTGRPAGG from the coding sequence ATGTCATATGTGCTGGTGGCCCCGCAGCTGGTGGAGGAGGCGGCATCGCAGTTGGCAAGCATCCGCTGGGCGGTCAGCGCGGCCAACGCGGCTGCCGCGGCGCCGACGACGGCGGTGTTGGCCGCCGGGGCCGATGAGGTGTCAGCGGCGGTGGCGGCGCTGTTTAGCGCACACGCCCAGAGCTATCAGGCCCTCAGCGCCCAGGCGGCGGCGTTTCACGACCAATTCGCGACCGCCCTGACCGCCGCCGCCGGCTCGTACGCCACCGCCGAGGCCGCCAACGTCGAGCAGAGTCTGCTGGCCGCGGTCAATGCGCCCACCCAAGCGCTGACCGGGCGCCCGTTGATCGGCCACGGCGCCGACGCCACGGCCCCTGGCCAAGCCGGTGGTGATGGCGGCTGGCTCTGGGGCAACGGCGGCAACGGCGCCCAGGGCGCCGACGGTCAGCTCGGTGGTCGCGGCGGCAACGCGGGCTTGATCGGCAACGGCGGAACCGGTGGAGCCGGCGGGGCCAACGCCTCCGGCGGGGCCGGCGGTCACGGCGGTTGGCTCTACGGCAATGGTGGTGATGGTGGTGCCGGTGGGGCCGCCACCATGCCCGGCGGCAACGGCGGCAACGGCGGCAACGGCGGAAACGGCGGATGGCTGGTCGGCAACGGCGGCAAGGGCGGACCCGGCGGGGCCGGCGCCCACGGCGCCGATGGTGTCAACACACCCACCGGCAAGGCCGGACATGCTGGGGAGGATGGCCTGCTCGACTCGGGCCACGGCGGCGACGGCGGCGACGGCGGCGACGGCGGCGACGGTGCGGCCGGCGGTCCTGGCGGCCAAGGCGGCGACGGCTACGGCGGGAACGTCGCAGACGGCACGTTCGGCGTCGGGACGGGCGGCGACGGCGGCGACGGCGGCGACGGCGGTGTCGGCGGCGGCCACGGCGGCCGTGGCGGCGAAGGCGGCAAAGGCGTCGCCGGTTTCCCCAGCACCGACCCCTATATCACCGACCCTCCGAAGGGCGTCGGTGGCGCCGGCGGCAAGGGCGGCACCGGTGGGGTCGGCACGGCGGGTAGTGCGGCCGGCCACGGCGGTCAGGGTGGACACGGCGGTCGTGCCGGGCTGCTGGTCGGAATCGGCGGTGACGGCGGCCTCGGCGGCACCGGTGGGGTGGGTGGTGCCGGGGCCGTCGGCGGCCACGGCGGTGTGGGCGGGGACGGCGGTAGTGGCGTGCGGCGCGTTCTCGCGGACGACAGCATCGTGGGCGAGGGCTACGGCGGCGCAGGGGGACACGGCGGTGATGGCGGACGTGGCGGCGCCGGAGGAGCCGGTGGTGCCGGCGGTGACGGTGGCAACGCCGGAGCCGGCGGGCTGTTCGGCCACGCGGGCAACCCCGGCGCTGGGGGAACCGGAGGGGAAGGTGGGGCCGGCGGGGCGGGAGGCGAACGCGGCGGCGGTGGGAAGGGCGGCTACGGCGACCACGCATGGGGCACCGCCGGCAAAGCCGGTCACGATGGCGTCGATGGGGCCTCCGGAGGCGCCGGCGCCGACGGCTCGACGGGTCGGCCCGCCGGCGGCTGA
- a CDS encoding acyl-ACP desaturase, which produces MSKGLTNLQLLHELEPVVERLLNRHLSMFKEWNPHDYIPWSDGKNYYALDGQDWEPGQSQLSDVAQVAMVQNLLTEDNLPSYHREIAMNFSMDGPWGQWVNRWTAEENRHSTALRDYLVVTRAVDPVELEMLRLEQITRGFSPGQNHQGDMFADSLFDSVMYVSFQELATRVSHRNTGKACDDTIADQLLARVSADENLHMIFYRDVSAAGLDIAPNQAMKSLHRILRNFKMPGFTVPEFRRKAVIIAVGGVYDPRIHLNEVVMPVLRKWRIFEREDFTGEAARMRDDLAVLIKELEQASDKFDESKQRYLERQARNTERITASKVLKTKGTLTLSGH; this is translated from the coding sequence ATGTCCAAGGGCTTGACCAACCTACAGCTACTTCACGAGCTTGAGCCTGTGGTCGAGCGACTGCTCAACCGCCACCTGTCGATGTTCAAGGAATGGAATCCACACGACTACATTCCGTGGTCGGATGGTAAGAATTACTACGCCCTGGATGGGCAGGACTGGGAGCCCGGTCAGAGCCAGCTCTCCGATGTGGCTCAGGTTGCGATGGTGCAAAACCTGCTGACAGAGGACAACTTGCCGTCGTATCACCGTGAGATCGCGATGAATTTCAGCATGGACGGCCCGTGGGGGCAGTGGGTCAATCGGTGGACCGCCGAGGAGAACAGGCACAGCACCGCGCTGCGCGACTATCTGGTGGTGACCCGCGCGGTCGATCCCGTTGAGTTGGAGATGCTACGCCTTGAGCAAATAACCAGGGGATTCAGCCCGGGCCAGAACCACCAGGGCGATATGTTTGCTGACAGTCTGTTCGACTCCGTGATGTATGTCTCTTTCCAGGAATTGGCCACGCGCGTCTCGCACCGCAACACCGGAAAGGCCTGCGACGACACCATCGCCGACCAGCTGCTCGCCAGGGTGTCGGCGGATGAAAACCTGCACATGATCTTCTATCGGGACGTCAGCGCGGCGGGCCTGGACATCGCGCCCAACCAGGCGATGAAGTCGCTGCACCGGATTCTGCGCAACTTCAAGATGCCCGGCTTCACGGTGCCGGAGTTCCGGCGCAAGGCCGTGATCATCGCCGTCGGCGGTGTCTATGACCCGCGGATCCACCTCAACGAGGTGGTCATGCCGGTGTTGCGCAAGTGGCGGATTTTCGAGCGCGAAGACTTTACCGGCGAGGCCGCGCGGATGCGCGACGATCTCGCCGTGCTGATCAAGGAGCTCGAGCAAGCCAGCGACAAGTTCGACGAGTCCAAGCAGCGCTACCTGGAGCGGCAAGCCCGCAACACCGAGCGGATCACGGCCAGTAAGGTGCTGAAAACCAAAGGGACGCTGACGCTCAGCGGACACTAA
- a CDS encoding PE family protein, whose translation MSYVLVAPQLVEEAASQLASIRWAVSAANAAAAAPTTAVLAAGADEVSAAVAALFSAHAQSYQALSAQAAAFHDQFATALTAAAGSYATAEAANVEQSLLAAVNAPTQALTGRPLIGHGADATAPGQAGGDGGWLWGNGGNGAQGADGQLGGRGGNAGLIGNGGTGGAGGANASGGAGGHGGWLYGNGGDGGAGGAATMPGGNGGNGGNGGNGGWLVGNGGKGGPGGAGAHGADGVNPTPLPPTTDLPLPAAGTAGQDGSPAGGDGGAGAAGTAPDMQGGTGGRGGHGTGTADADGTGGAGGPGGAGGARSTGGRGGIGGVGYGADASADTLGNGGDGVGGDGGVGGVGGAGAPGGKGGQGGLGLGGAGGFNEDLPGLGGAGVGGNGGEGGQGGPGGGAGGEGGLGGLGVGGNSHDATGGGAGGVGGRGGTGGVGTAGSAGGHGGNGGSGGRGGLLVGVGGDGGLGGAGGFGGNGDVGGPGGNGGRGGHALVHPVTNGSGTGDAYGGDGGQGGDGGQGGAGGQGGSGGSGGAAGAGGLFGHAGNPGGGGTGGEGGSGGAGGNPGVGGEGGTGDSSDGAKGFDGQRGAHGRSGDRGADGASGEPASWW comes from the coding sequence ATGTCATATGTGCTGGTGGCCCCGCAGCTGGTGGAGGAGGCGGCATCGCAGTTGGCAAGCATCCGCTGGGCGGTCAGCGCGGCCAACGCGGCTGCCGCGGCGCCGACGACGGCGGTGTTGGCCGCCGGGGCCGATGAGGTGTCAGCGGCGGTGGCGGCGCTGTTTAGCGCACACGCCCAGAGCTATCAGGCCCTCAGCGCCCAGGCGGCGGCGTTTCACGACCAATTCGCGACCGCCCTGACCGCCGCCGCCGGCTCGTACGCCACCGCCGAGGCCGCCAACGTCGAGCAGAGTCTGCTGGCCGCGGTCAATGCGCCCACCCAAGCGCTGACCGGGCGCCCGTTGATCGGCCACGGCGCCGACGCCACGGCCCCTGGCCAAGCCGGTGGTGATGGCGGCTGGCTCTGGGGCAACGGCGGCAACGGCGCCCAGGGCGCCGACGGTCAGCTCGGTGGTCGCGGCGGCAACGCGGGCTTGATCGGCAACGGCGGAACCGGTGGAGCCGGCGGGGCCAACGCCTCCGGCGGGGCCGGCGGTCACGGCGGTTGGCTCTACGGCAATGGTGGTGATGGTGGTGCCGGTGGGGCCGCCACCATGCCCGGCGGCAACGGCGGCAACGGCGGCAACGGCGGAAACGGCGGATGGCTGGTCGGCAACGGCGGCAAGGGCGGACCCGGCGGGGCCGGCGCCCACGGCGCCGATGGTGTCAATCCCACCCCGCTTCCCCCGACAACAGACCTGCCACTGCCAGCGGCCGGGACGGCCGGGCAGGACGGTTCACCTGCCGGCGGCGATGGCGGCGCCGGGGCCGCCGGCACCGCCCCTGACATGCAGGGCGGCACCGGCGGTAGAGGCGGCCACGGCACCGGAACCGCCGACGCCGACGGTACCGGAGGTGCCGGCGGGCCGGGCGGCGCCGGCGGCGCCAGGTCCACCGGAGGAAGAGGCGGCATCGGCGGGGTCGGATACGGAGCCGACGCCAGCGCCGACACCCTCGGCAACGGCGGCGACGGCGTCGGCGGCGATGGCGGCGTCGGCGGGGTCGGCGGCGCGGGCGCGCCCGGCGGCAAAGGCGGCCAGGGCGGCCTCGGCCTCGGCGGTGCCGGCGGATTCAACGAGGACTTGCCCGGCTTGGGCGGTGCCGGCGTCGGCGGCAACGGAGGCGAAGGCGGCCAGGGCGGCCCCGGCGGCGGCGCCGGTGGCGAGGGCGGCCTGGGCGGCCTGGGTGTCGGCGGCAACAGCCACGACGCGACCGGGGGTGGCGCCGGCGGTGTCGGTGGCCGGGGTGGCACCGGCGGTGTCGGTACTGCGGGCAGCGCGGGCGGCCACGGCGGCAACGGTGGGAGCGGTGGTCGCGGCGGACTGCTAGTCGGTGTCGGCGGAGACGGCGGCCTAGGTGGCGCCGGTGGATTCGGCGGCAACGGCGATGTGGGGGGCCCCGGCGGCAACGGTGGCCGTGGCGGCCACGCATTGGTGCACCCAGTCACCAACGGCAGCGGCACCGGCGACGCCTACGGCGGCGACGGCGGACAGGGCGGCGACGGCGGACAGGGCGGCGCCGGCGGACAGGGCGGCTCCGGCGGCTCCGGCGGCGCCGCCGGAGCGGGCGGGCTGTTCGGCCACGCCGGCAACCCCGGCGGCGGCGGAACCGGAGGCGAAGGCGGGTCCGGCGGAGCGGGAGGCAACCCCGGCGTCGGTGGCGAGGGCGGCACCGGCGACAGCTCCGACGGTGCCAAGGGCTTCGACGGCCAACGCGGTGCCCACGGCAGATCCGGCGACCGCGGGGCCGACGGCGCATCCGGTGAGCCCGCCAGCTGGTGGTGA
- a CDS encoding (2,3-dihydroxybenzoyl)adenylate synthase — MPVDPSRPAQTAALDGFIPFASERAARYRAAGYWTGRTVDSLLRRAATTWPDQVAVVDSLARHTYSDLDELVDRAAAGFAHLGIAPGDRVLLQLPNSCRFAVALFGLLRAGAIPVMCLPGHRLAELGCFAEASGAVGLVVAQTAGGFDYRPMAEQLVAAHPALRHVVVDGDPGPFTPWSGLPGGHPPAIAGDSTSPALLLVSGGTTGTPKLIPRTHDDYVYNATASAQLCRLTSDDVYLVALPAAHNFALACPGILGAMSVGAAIVFTADPSPETAFATIERHGVTVTALVPALAKLWAQACDWEPVTPKSLRLLQVGGSKLEPEDARRVRAALTPGLQQVFGMAEGLLSFTRIGDPPELVEHTQGRPLCPDDELRVVDAAGNPVAPGDEGELLARGPYTINGYFRAGRDNASCFAADGFYRSGDLVRLRDDGYLVVTGRVKDVICRCGETIAAQDIEEQLLSHPSIWSAAAVGLPDPDLGEKVCAAVVFTGPPVTLGELNAYLDRRGAATHARPDMLVAMASLPTTPVGKIDKRAIVRHVGARRR, encoded by the coding sequence GTGCCGGTGGACCCTTCGCGGCCAGCGCAAACCGCGGCACTGGACGGGTTCATCCCGTTTGCGTCCGAGCGGGCGGCTCGCTACCGTGCGGCCGGCTACTGGACCGGTCGCACGGTTGACTCCCTGTTGCGCCGCGCGGCGACGACCTGGCCGGACCAGGTGGCTGTGGTGGATTCGCTCGCCCGCCACACCTATTCCGACCTCGACGAGTTGGTGGACCGAGCCGCCGCCGGGTTCGCCCACCTCGGCATCGCGCCCGGTGATCGCGTGCTGCTGCAGCTGCCCAACTCGTGCCGGTTCGCCGTCGCGCTGTTCGGCCTGCTGCGCGCCGGGGCCATCCCGGTGATGTGCCTGCCGGGGCATCGGTTGGCCGAACTGGGTTGCTTCGCGGAGGCCAGCGGCGCGGTCGGGTTGGTCGTCGCGCAGACGGCGGGCGGCTTCGACTACCGGCCGATGGCCGAGCAACTGGTTGCGGCGCATCCAGCGCTGCGCCACGTCGTCGTCGACGGGGACCCGGGCCCCTTCACGCCGTGGTCGGGGCTGCCCGGCGGCCACCCGCCCGCGATTGCCGGCGACAGCACGTCCCCGGCGCTGCTGCTGGTCTCGGGCGGCACCACCGGCACACCAAAGCTGATCCCGCGCACCCATGATGACTATGTCTACAACGCCACCGCCAGCGCCCAGCTGTGCCGGCTGACCAGTGATGACGTGTATCTGGTAGCGCTGCCGGCGGCGCACAACTTCGCGCTGGCCTGCCCCGGCATCCTCGGGGCGATGTCCGTCGGCGCTGCCATCGTGTTCACCGCCGATCCCAGCCCCGAGACCGCGTTCGCCACCATCGAACGCCATGGCGTCACCGTCACCGCGCTGGTGCCGGCGCTGGCCAAACTGTGGGCACAAGCCTGTGATTGGGAGCCGGTGACACCAAAGTCACTGCGGCTCTTGCAGGTTGGCGGTTCCAAGCTGGAACCCGAGGATGCCCGCCGGGTACGCGCCGCGTTGACCCCGGGCCTGCAGCAGGTATTCGGGATGGCCGAGGGCCTGCTGAGCTTCACCCGGATAGGCGATCCACCGGAATTGGTCGAGCACACCCAGGGCCGCCCGTTGTGCCCGGACGACGAACTGCGCGTGGTGGACGCCGCGGGCAATCCGGTGGCGCCCGGCGACGAAGGCGAACTGCTGGCGCGCGGCCCGTACACGATCAACGGGTACTTTCGCGCCGGGCGAGACAACGCGAGCTGCTTTGCTGCCGACGGCTTCTACCGCAGCGGCGACCTCGTCCGGCTCCGCGACGACGGTTACCTGGTGGTCACCGGGCGGGTCAAGGATGTCATCTGCCGGTGCGGTGAAACCATAGCCGCCCAGGACATCGAAGAGCAGCTGCTGAGCCACCCGTCGATCTGGTCGGCCGCGGCGGTTGGCCTGCCTGACCCAGATCTGGGGGAAAAGGTATGCGCCGCAGTCGTTTTCACTGGACCCCCGGTGACGCTGGGCGAGCTGAACGCATACCTCGACCGGCGCGGTGCGGCCACGCACGCCCGGCCCGACATGCTGGTCGCGATGGCGTCGCTACCCACCACGCCGGTCGGCAAGATCGACAAGAGGGCGATCGTGCGCCACGTCGGTGCGCGGCGGCGCTAA
- a CDS encoding sodium-dependent bicarbonate transport family permease: MLQEFWVNFTHNLFKPLLLFFYFGFLIPILKVRFEFPYVIYQGLTMYLLLAIGWHGGEELATIKPSSIGAIVGFMVVGFVLNFVIGLVAYLLLSRLTAMRRVDRATVAGYYGSDSAGTFATCVAVLTSVGIAFNAFMPVMLAVMEIPGCLVALYLVARLRQRGMDEAGFMPDEPGYTPPAKVGPGTAARPAVGRSLQTERQVEQELELALEKQEHPEPEEDLANKTGKPSLFSRELLQEVFLNPGLVLLLGGIVIGLISGLQGQKVLHDDDAFFVAAFQGVLCLFLLEMGMTAARKLKDLRSAGRGFILFGLLAPNVFATLGIIVAHSYAYLTNTDFKLGSYVLFAVLCGAASYIAVPAVQRLAIPEASPTLPLAASLGLTFAYNVTVGIPLYIEIARIVGQWFHTA; this comes from the coding sequence ATGCTGCAGGAGTTCTGGGTGAACTTCACCCACAACCTGTTCAAGCCGCTGCTGCTGTTCTTCTACTTCGGGTTCCTCATCCCGATCCTGAAGGTACGGTTCGAGTTCCCGTATGTGATCTATCAGGGCCTCACCATGTACCTGCTGTTGGCCATCGGCTGGCACGGGGGTGAGGAACTCGCCACGATCAAGCCGTCCAGCATTGGCGCCATCGTCGGGTTCATGGTCGTGGGCTTCGTCCTGAACTTCGTGATCGGCCTGGTGGCCTACCTCCTGCTGAGTCGCCTGACCGCCATGCGGCGCGTCGACCGGGCGACCGTCGCCGGATATTACGGGTCGGACTCGGCGGGAACCTTCGCCACCTGCGTGGCCGTCCTCACCAGCGTCGGCATCGCGTTCAACGCCTTCATGCCGGTGATGCTCGCCGTCATGGAGATTCCCGGCTGCCTGGTGGCGCTGTACCTGGTAGCGCGGCTGCGGCAACGCGGGATGGATGAGGCGGGGTTCATGCCCGACGAGCCCGGCTACACCCCGCCCGCGAAGGTCGGACCCGGCACGGCCGCCCGGCCGGCTGTGGGGCGAAGCCTGCAGACCGAACGTCAGGTCGAGCAGGAACTGGAGCTCGCGTTGGAAAAGCAGGAGCACCCGGAGCCGGAGGAGGATCTGGCCAACAAGACCGGAAAGCCGTCGCTGTTTTCCCGGGAGCTGCTGCAGGAGGTATTCCTCAATCCGGGACTCGTTCTGCTCCTGGGCGGCATCGTCATCGGCCTCATCAGCGGGTTGCAGGGGCAAAAGGTGCTGCACGACGACGACGCATTCTTCGTGGCTGCATTCCAGGGCGTGCTCTGCCTGTTCCTGCTGGAGATGGGGATGACCGCCGCCCGCAAGTTGAAAGACCTGAGATCGGCCGGCCGCGGGTTCATCTTGTTCGGTCTGCTCGCACCGAACGTCTTTGCCACGCTTGGGATCATCGTCGCCCACAGCTACGCCTACCTCACCAACACCGACTTCAAGCTGGGTAGCTACGTGCTGTTCGCGGTGCTCTGCGGCGCGGCGTCCTACATCGCCGTCCCGGCCGTGCAGCGGCTCGCGATCCCCGAGGCCAGTCCGACCCTGCCGTTGGCCGCGTCACTGGGGTTGACATTCGCCTACAACGTCACGGTCGGGATCCCGCTCTACATCGAGATCGCCCGCATCGTCGGGCAGTGGTTCCATACCGCCTGA